The stretch of DNA AATAAttcctaaataaaaattacataaatttgtacataaattttttacatataaactctaattaaaaagaaaaaaaaataaatgaaaaaaaaaatattaatatacatatattcaagtcatttattaattttttcttttgttttaagGAAGattttcatgatgatgattctcAGCTCTAGCAAACTGGATGAAAAGTTGCTCAAGTGTTGATGAAAGTACTGTAAAATCTTcaatacatttataattatttttcaatgtattcATCATACCATACATCACTGTCCAGGTTGCACAAGGATCAGTAACATGATACCCAAGAAAACCACTATTTTCATCCATTTTTTGACAAATGATAGTTGACTCaatggtgaatttaatttgttgcACATCTTCAGCTGTTGAAACAtgtgatattttaatatgaatattataaccAGCACCAAAACGTTGTTTTAATTCTTGAACTGCACCAACACAAACTAGCTTTCCATTCACCATGATGACCAATCGATTACAGAGAATTTCACATTCTTCCATACTGTGAGAAGTAAGAATCATTGACTGGCCAGaattttgacaataatttaaagttcTCCAGAGTGATCTTCTTGCTGCTGGATCAACTCCAGTTGTTGGTTCATCCATCAATATCAATGACGGCCTACCAATCAATGCCAAAGCAATATTTAATCTTCTCTTATTTCCACCACTGTATGTATGACTTGGACGTGAAGCACAAGCAcctaaatttaattgttttatccATCCTTCaactgataattttatttgtgacTCTGGGATTCCTCTTAGTCttgcaaataaatacaaatgatcCCAGGCATTTAATGGCTCTATAAGAGCATCATGCTGTGGACAATATCCCAtttgagataaatattttcgatGATTTTCATGCATACCAGTTTGTTTTAGGTACATCATACCATGATGAGGACTTTCTTCACCAGTTAACATTTTAAAAGTTGTACTTTTACCAGCACCATTTACTCCAAGAAGACCAAAACATTCTCTTGTCTTTACACGAAAACTAATTCCTTTAACAGCTTGTAAAttaccataattttttttcaattcatgaGCCAAGaaaacattttcattatcttcatcatcatcagctatTTTAGTAAGatgtttttcaattctttcaCTCACAATAGCTGTTTCTTTTTGTACCAATTCATCAGTTTCAATTGTACTTATGCTCAAATTAttctttctaatttttctgataatttttgttattaatttttgctcGACAATgatcataatagcaataaatattatcaatgatattacaaagataattaaacaatatggCAGTGACAATAGTTgtccatattttttaaagctcCAATATGGTTCTATAATTCGATCATTTGGATTAATAAGATAGATTGCATTGTTGTAAATGATccaatgaaaatgaataattgaataGCAAAAATTAACTTGTGGaattagtaaaaatatattagctAGTATTAAAACACTTGGTACAGGTTGGTTCTTATCTTGGTATTCTTTGTATAGTAAAccataaaaaatttcacaaaGCAGAGAGATACCCAAAGGcaatactattaaaaaaaattttgatgcaagtttagaaattttaaataaacttacaaCGTAAACTGATGGTAAACCAGTTATTCCAAATGCCAAGAAGAGTAACAGAAGAACTGGaatattttcgaaattatacaattgtgtatttaaaatattatcaactaatATTAATGATGTCAATAGTAATAAAATGGTAATTGTATAATgaacaaaatcaacaataaacatagttgcccagtataaaatttttgaagctCCAGTCATGTCTTGGAGTAGCTTGATGCCAGTTGTTCGTTCACCAAGTGGCTCAGTTacataaaaagacaaaaatataatcgtcaatattatcataaattctaaaatagcAATTTTTCTAATGTAGCTTATTCTTTCTTCGTTCCTATGTTGAGCTTTTTTAATTGCTAATGCAACAATATCACTTTTATCAGCTCGAATATTTAAATCTGAATtattactatatatttttaataaagtattgtaaatgccatttataattttaaaatattcatcactttcattatttaaataaaataattgattaatattaaatgttctatttgatttatgaaatttaGCAGTAACAATCATTTCTTTGTCAGATATTCTTTTTGTAATATGttcatttgatattaatttatcttcagTGTCTTtccattttttgtaaaataaaattgattgattatttagaGACAAATTTGTCGTGTCAATTGGTTCAGATGATTCCAGTAAATATAACAACATTGATGCTGTTATGAGACAAGGAAGAATGAGACGAAGAATAAAACTCCATGGATTTTTCATTGCATATGCATATTTCTTCATTAAATATCCCCAAAAAGTTTGCATGAAGTAATCAAGTCCTGTAGTTTTATCAAACAGTTTTGAGTcgttattaatttcattgtttttttcatcaatattatcatcatgttcATTAGTAACTTTAACAAAAACTTGTTCCAAACTTATTATTGACGCACTTATACCAGTAATTcctaaatgtttttttgtattttctagTTTATCTAACACTTCAGGAAGTGACTGAGTGTTGGGAATTGCTAAAACAATTGTGTTATTtcgttgatttaaaattttaacattgtcACAAATTGATTCAAGTATCTTGGACGTATCGCAATCAGGTTCAAGTGAAAGACTAACTTCTACTTGATTAtttccatgatattttttcaagaacatAGAACTTCCATAGCTACTAAGTCTACCTGAATGCATTATGGCAATTCTATCACCAAGAATATCTGCCTCTTCCATATCATGTGtactaattaatattgtctTGTCACTTTTTAATGCTAAAATAATATCCCAAACTTCACGTTTACTTTCAGCATCTAGTCCTGATGTTGgttcatcaaaaattaatacatttgcATCACCAATCACAGCCATTGCCAAACACAAACGTCTCTTTTGTCCACCAGATAATTGATCTggtatgcaattttttttatcttgtaaattaacttttgatattaaattatcaacatcatctttAATTTGTGCtggagttttatttttacctcgTAGcttagcaaaaaataaaacttgttgataaacatttaaatcTGGAACTGTTATATTAACTTGAGGACAAAGACcaacattatcattaataacattatcatctagaatattttttccattaattataacaactccatttgatgattcaattaATCCTGATAGTATTGACATCATTGTTGTTTTACCAGCTCCATTGTGACCAAGTAATGCTGTTATTTCACCATGATAAAAATCCATTGACACTCCTTTTAATGcatgaaattcattttttctaattaaccctgtattataatttttttcaaggccTCTAATTTGTACTCCTGCTACAAGACTACCAGCaggaattttttcaaaatcttcaTTCTGTTCAAGTTCATCAGAGTCCAGTTGAATTTGACtattttctgttttatttttatttaaaaaccatCCAAATGGATGACATTTTACACCATATTTATCTGGTAAAATTGCATGAATGTATAGTGCcatgaaaaaatgaaacattGCTGCGAATATTGACAGTATCATTATCATACCAATTGATGCTTCAAATGGCTTTCtatcaaattcaattaaaaacatatttgTAAAGCCAATTCCAACccctgtaaataaatataaattgtcaaagaaaaaataataaaaatgctacttttatcagtaaatttataattaccttGAACttcatgatatttaatttcatcaaaaatttcttcaattaaaaaatttggaatAAATAGCCCCAGATATATGTCGAAACGATTagtatctatatttttattagacaTAAATTTTACCactaatttaaatatgtatgtaACACTGATGATTCCCAATGAGACACTCACTCCATTCCatgctataaaaataaatacaattaacaatagtatttttaatcgaaaaaattaaaacgtaataatttttttatcaaacataCCTTCATTGAAATAAGATGCTACATGATAtccaaaacaaaaaagatGTATGACAtgtaatagtaatagtaaaaTCACAACAATTGTATTTCCATTTGTTAGAAATAAATGTACATCAGATACCCATGAATATTTAAGCAACAATACAATTGTCACCACCAATGGCATGTTCCAAATGACACCAGTGACAAGCCAACTCAATAAATTCAACCAATTATCAACTCCATTCAATGACATCAATACctaaacatatataaaaataatattatttatttattttaaataaatgtgttatgttttttttattactcacaTTTGATCcacttgttttttcttttactataTATGTCATTTCAACtaaatatgtaattaaaattacaagcaAAGTAACAGTTGAATAACTCCATGACATTGAttgaagataaataaatttaaaacgatcaaaatatgaatattcTTTAGTTGAAAATTCAGGCTCATCAATAATGCTTGTATTTGTTTGAAGTTTAATATAAGATTTATCAATACaagattgaattaaattaattacacttGAATCAATTTCATTGGGTTGCATTGATAGTACAAATATATCATATTGTAatccatttttaaatattttatttgtgtcatttgatttatcatcttcaaatagaatattaacagaagatatatttttattaaaataactatgaatttttaagtcaataaatttagaaaatgaaCAGCGTTCAAATAAGGTCATTAATCTTTttgtatcatcaatttttggtGAATAACGAATGTGTATTGTTTCTTTACGTTCTGCAGAATCCAAAAAACAATCTatacttttatcattttccaAATCAAGATGTTCAAGTGAACATTCATTATATAATTCCAATAATGTATCATCTATAGTatcttcatattttaaaagaagtttatcatttataaattttaaaatacattttttatcatcactagttatattattattatttattacgttATTAATTGGACATTGTTTgagtatttttaaacttttatattcataatattttgattgaaGTGTATAGAGTCTTGACATTACTTCTGGACGTTTATTCCAATCCATTtcaataaaactaaaatttgatttgtacaatgataatgaattttttaatacttgaagTGTTTCATGATGGAAGTACATAAATATTGCTATTGTTAATAACATTTGAATGCATATAGAAAATATCCAATTTTTCTTACgaacatgataatttttccataatagaattgaaaatttttgtaacgtaatattcattttttatttattgttttgtataaatttcagCTCcaggtaatttaatattttttgtcaatttataaCTGTtgattttctataaaaaaaaaaagataaacaataattttattaagtgttaataattgatttatacaATTGTGTAAACGTGTcacaacaattgaaaaataatatttacatgcCTCCTGTTGCTTGGCCACGTTGCATGACTCATTTGAAAtagtttaaacaaaaaaaaaaataaacaaaattttatacagcTTATATTGtgtagaaatattattaaaaattttaaatgtaaatttttttttactatttaaatgaagtactttgatataaaaataattttatttctagttaaaaattatgaagaaatttacctttttgtttattaaatttacaattttaattttttaagttttaatagatcactgtaaaaatatatacaggtgttattaattaaaaaagtcacTGTATCAATTGtactgaatttttaaaattaactatcAACACTGACACTGCCACTGacaaactaaaaaagaaaaaaattataaaccatGTAAGCAAGTTGAGcttcgattattattatcattttattattggtaTTAGAAAAGTCATTGGtgacgaaaaagaaaaaaaaaataaaacaaaaattcttaATCACCAGTCACGTTTCTTATCGTCAAATTACTCATCcctatttttaacaaaagaaaaaaaaaaaaacctattttTGTCTTATATCAACTGtgtttcaaaattaataataattattatttgaaatatatattttttttattttctcatacataaaaataggcattataatattcaaaaaaaaagaaaaaaaaattatcctctggataaacaaaataaaagtatattaataataaaaataaaagtggaaAATATTTGCCAACAGGAGGATAgaaaaatagttgaataattcgaaaaaataaaaaagttaaattaaatttcgatggaaaagtaataatagttaattaattaattaaaaatattgatgatttatttaattattaaaatttttattatgtaaatgcatattatacaaatgaatttagttttgtaaattattagttACCTTGTTCGAGTCCATTTCCATCATGATGCTCTTTTTCAACAACTaggacaatatttttttcgcagaatattaaatataaacatcatcaacaaacataattttcatatcaattggaaaataaattaaaatctgtaattataaatcattttttaaattaatttttctcactaaaacaataaaattaattgtacttatcaaaaatatttatggtaaatataaaaattaataaaaaattgaaaatattaaattgaatattgttttaaGATTCAGTAtagaatcaatttattttttatagtattGAAAAGTTCATTATACATGACATGataaatttagtttaaaaaaaaaaattattactaattctttttttcatatggaaaaagtaatatgataaaaaaaaaaaaaaaaaacaaacaattaaatgtttaatggGCTTTTGATGTTTTAGCCTTGGCAGCAAGTTCCATTTGTGCAGTAGCAACTGTTTTCATACCATCTTGGACACTAGACAAGTTAGTTTTCCAAGC from Aphidius gifuensis isolate YNYX2018 linkage group LG4, ASM1490517v1, whole genome shotgun sequence encodes:
- the LOC122853977 gene encoding ATP-binding cassette sub-family A member 17-like, encoding MQPNEIDSSVINLIQSCIDKSYIKLQTNTSIIDEPEFSTKEYSYFDRFKFIYLQSMSWSYSTVTLLVILITYLVEMTYIVKEKTSGSNVLMSLNGVDNWLNLLSWLVTGVIWNMPLVVTIVLLLKYSWVSDVHLFLTNGNTIVVILLLLLHVIHLFCFGYHVASYFNEGVGIGFTNMFLIEFDRKPFEASIGMIMILSIFAAMFHFFMALYIHAILPDKYGVKCHPFGWFLNKNKTENSQIQLDSDELEQNEDFEKIPAGSLVAGVQIRGLEKNYNTGLIRKNEFHALKGVSMDFYHGEITALLGHNGAGKTTMMSILSGLIESSNGVVIINGKNILDDNVINDNVGLCPQVNITVPDLNVYQQVLFFAKLRGKNKTPAQIKDDVDNLISKVNLQDKKNCIPDQLSGGQKRRLCLAMAVIGDANVLIFDEPTSGLDAESKREVWDIILALKSDKTILISTHDMEEADILGDRIAIMHSGRLSSYGSSMFLKKYHGNNQVEVSLSLEPDCDTSKILESICDNVKILNQRNNTIVLAIPNTQSLPEVLDKLENTKKHLGITGISASIISLEQVFVKVTNEHDDNIDEKNNEINNDSKLFDKTTGLDYFMQTFWGYLMKKYAYAMKNPWSFILRLILPCLITASMLLYLLESSEPIDTTNLSLNNQSILFYKKWKDTEDKLISNEHITKRISDKEMIPLGERTTGIKLLQDMTGASKILYWATMFIVDFVHYTITILLLLTSLILVDNILNTQLYNFENIPVLLLLFLAFGITGLPSVYVVILPLGISLLCEIFYGLLYKEYQDKNQPVPSVLILANIFLLIPQVNFCYSIIHFHWIIYNNAIYLINPNDRIIEPYWSFKKYGQLLSLPYCLIIFVISLIIFIAIMIIVEQKLITKIIRKIRKNNLSISTIETDELVQKETAIVSERIEKHLTKIADDDEDNENVFLAHELKKNYGNLQAVKGISFRVKTRECFGLLGVNGAGKSTTFKMLTGEESPHHGMMYLKQTGMHENHRKYLSQMGYCPQHDALIEPLNAWDHLYLFARLRGIPESQIKLSVEGWIKQLNLGACASRPSHTYSGGNKRRLNIALALIGRPSLILMDEPTTGVDPAARRSLWRTLNYCQNSGQSMILTSHSMEECEILCNRLVIMVNGKLVCVGAVQELKQRFGAGYNIHIKISHVSTAEDVQQIKFTIESTIICQKMDENSGFLGYHVTDPCATWTVMYGMMNTLKNNYKCIEDFTVLSSTLEQLFIQFARAENHHHENLP